One Gimesia aquarii DNA segment encodes these proteins:
- a CDS encoding alpha/beta hydrolase gives MLTPQTGCRFSLICLFLLTLSVKTVTAYEASNLPYQQQKNVVYAEVHGVGLLLDIFTPQSQPNGLAIVDVASGAYHSDRGKIRDHKRAKMFDIFCSRGYTVFAVRPGSIKKFNGPEMLENLNRGILWVKEHAKEYQINPDKLALLGASAGGHLACMAAVSAYDPQAKTRVKAVGVFFPPTDLMNYGGLKIDIRGNDPLANSIRRLITPKGSETIAEDKLDELRTAFSPARLVKPGLPPFLFIHGTADFMVPIQQSRTMVAALEKANVPVTLIVKEGGGHPWPTIHEEVEKMANWIDEQLK, from the coding sequence ATGTTGACTCCGCAGACTGGCTGTAGATTTTCTCTTATTTGCCTGTTCCTCTTAACCCTTTCCGTCAAAACGGTTACGGCATATGAGGCATCTAACCTTCCCTACCAACAACAAAAAAATGTAGTGTATGCGGAAGTACATGGCGTGGGTCTCTTATTGGATATTTTCACCCCTCAAAGTCAGCCTAACGGATTAGCCATTGTTGATGTGGCATCGGGCGCCTACCATTCTGATCGCGGGAAAATCCGGGACCACAAGCGGGCCAAAATGTTCGATATTTTTTGCAGTCGAGGGTACACGGTCTTTGCTGTGCGACCCGGGTCGATCAAAAAATTCAATGGTCCTGAAATGCTGGAGAATCTGAATCGAGGCATTCTCTGGGTCAAAGAGCATGCCAAAGAATACCAAATCAATCCCGATAAGCTGGCATTACTGGGAGCTTCAGCAGGAGGGCATCTGGCATGTATGGCGGCAGTCTCCGCCTATGATCCACAAGCAAAAACCCGTGTGAAAGCAGTGGGTGTCTTTTTCCCGCCCACCGATCTGATGAATTATGGTGGCTTGAAAATCGACATTCGGGGCAACGACCCACTCGCAAATTCCATTCGGCGGCTGATTACACCCAAAGGCTCTGAGACCATCGCCGAAGATAAGCTTGATGAATTGCGGACAGCCTTTTCGCCCGCCAGACTTGTGAAACCAGGATTACCTCCCTTTCTCTTCATTCATGGAACAGCCGATTTTATGGTTCCCATTCAGCAATCTCGAACCATGGTCGCCGCACTGGAGAAGGCCAATGTCCCCGTCACGTTAATCGTTAAAGAAGGGGGTGGCCACCCCTGGCCGACCATTCATGAAGAGGTAGAAAAAATGGCGAACTGGATCGATGAACAATTAAAATAA
- a CDS encoding DUF1501 domain-containing protein gives MSRINKNRNLSRRDFMQLSALGVLGTGMSGWLQRLAAETADDPQRKRACILLWMSGGPSQCDTFDLKPEHENGGPFKPIDTDVPGIQISEHLPKLASVMKHLVPIRSMSTKEGDHTRATYLLRTGYLPSGPLSYPTMGSLLSKELGASHSELPNFVSIAPNSTLSPNAYGPGFLGPQYAPLVVGEGTGLIQTDDQNVDTALKVKNLALPQGITRKQADSRLSILKDLEDDFIATHPGIPTNSHRSAYEAAVRMMRSKAIEAFQLDQESDTLRDAYGRNRFGQGCLLARRLIQQGVPFVEVSLNGVQGTNAFGWDTHQQNFEAVKSLSEVLDPAWGTLMTDLEQRGLLDSTLIVWMGEFGRTPKINQNTGRDHFPAAWTTVLGGGGIRGGQVIGKTSEDGMKVTDQPVAVPDLMATICKALGVDPEKQNMSNIGRPIPLADHGAKPIEQILKS, from the coding sequence ATGAGTCGAATAAATAAAAATCGAAATCTATCCCGGCGTGATTTCATGCAGCTTTCTGCATTAGGAGTTCTCGGTACAGGGATGTCCGGCTGGTTACAACGTCTGGCGGCGGAAACAGCCGATGATCCGCAGAGAAAGCGTGCCTGCATCCTGCTTTGGATGTCGGGGGGTCCCAGTCAGTGTGATACGTTTGACTTAAAGCCCGAGCATGAAAACGGGGGACCGTTCAAACCCATTGATACCGATGTGCCGGGCATTCAAATTTCGGAGCACCTGCCCAAATTGGCGAGCGTGATGAAACACCTGGTTCCCATTCGCTCGATGAGTACCAAAGAGGGGGACCATACCCGTGCGACTTATTTACTGCGCACCGGTTATTTGCCTTCCGGTCCTCTCAGCTATCCCACGATGGGATCACTGTTGAGTAAAGAGTTGGGCGCTTCCCATTCGGAGCTACCCAATTTTGTCAGCATTGCCCCGAACAGCACATTGAGTCCGAATGCCTATGGGCCCGGTTTTCTGGGACCGCAATATGCGCCTCTGGTCGTGGGGGAAGGGACCGGCCTGATCCAAACAGATGACCAAAATGTAGACACCGCTTTGAAAGTGAAGAATCTGGCCTTGCCGCAGGGAATCACACGCAAGCAGGCTGACAGCCGATTATCGATCCTGAAAGATCTGGAAGATGATTTTATTGCCACGCATCCGGGCATTCCCACAAACAGCCATCGCAGTGCTTACGAAGCAGCTGTAAGGATGATGCGTTCCAAAGCTATTGAAGCGTTTCAACTTGATCAGGAATCGGACACGCTGCGAGATGCCTACGGCCGGAATCGGTTTGGTCAAGGCTGCCTTTTGGCACGGCGCTTAATCCAGCAGGGAGTTCCCTTTGTTGAAGTTTCATTAAATGGAGTGCAGGGAACGAATGCCTTTGGTTGGGATACCCATCAGCAAAACTTTGAAGCGGTCAAAAGTTTAAGTGAAGTCCTGGACCCTGCCTGGGGAACATTAATGACCGATCTCGAACAACGGGGACTTTTAGATTCAACGTTGATTGTCTGGATGGGTGAATTCGGGCGTACCCCGAAAATCAATCAGAACACAGGCCGCGATCATTTCCCAGCCGCCTGGACCACCGTATTGGGTGGGGGCGGCATTCGCGGCGGACAAGTCATCGGAAAAACAAGCGAAGACGGCATGAAAGTCACCGATCAACCCGTTGCAGTTCCCGATTTGATGGCGACCATATGTAAGGCACTGGGCGTTGATCCGGAAAAACAGAATATGTCCAACATCGGGCGGCCCATTCCTCTCGCCGATCATGGTGCTAAGCCGATTGAGCAGATATTGAAAAGCTAA
- a CDS encoding SLC5 family protein yields the protein MQTLASLDYAVIVAYLVGTLALGLYIGSKIKTGADYFLAGRRLPWWAIGMSLVATDIGAVDIVGTGGAAFSHGLAVGNFEWIGCVPAMIIGAFIFIPFFWRSGVYTIPEYMERRFNVAVRSALAVCWLLFMACNLGIMLLASAEMMHPLLEIDKNYCIYLTALLVGVYTISGGLAAVVYTDMIQCVIMIGGCLLVLVLGIIDIGGVEQFHAEIKKQEQVQRAKQAEVAAEEQTLDAAQDELHTSLILPADADTPFPWTGIFFGLALILSPAYWIGNQAIVQRSLGAKTEFDAKAAYVWGALLKNLIPVVVAVPGLIAFVKFPELTDGDQAFPELISHLLPIGLKGLFLAAFLAALMSSIDSYLNSASTIVTNDFYKRFFRKDASDESLLKIGRIVTFILVLWAIGFSFFLMTRSEGIYTIFQTLMAFFQGPAFAILLTGLLWKRATGIAAFVGFVVGVCFSITLFTLNHEVVYTSLGIDPLFQISEPFLYFSIWAFVVAFSLIVIISFLTKPEPAEKIEGLVFGTKSQKRQA from the coding sequence ATGCAGACTTTGGCATCCCTCGATTATGCCGTCATTGTAGCTTATCTGGTTGGGACGTTGGCCCTGGGACTTTATATCGGTTCTAAAATCAAGACCGGTGCCGATTACTTTCTGGCTGGACGACGACTTCCCTGGTGGGCAATTGGCATGTCATTGGTGGCAACCGACATCGGTGCCGTTGATATTGTGGGAACCGGAGGTGCTGCTTTTTCGCATGGGCTGGCCGTTGGTAATTTCGAGTGGATCGGCTGTGTACCGGCTATGATCATCGGGGCGTTTATTTTCATTCCCTTCTTCTGGCGGAGTGGTGTTTATACGATTCCCGAATATATGGAACGTCGATTTAATGTCGCCGTTCGCTCTGCGTTGGCGGTTTGCTGGCTATTGTTCATGGCCTGCAACCTGGGCATCATGTTACTCGCTTCCGCAGAAATGATGCATCCCCTCCTCGAAATCGACAAAAACTACTGTATCTATCTGACCGCATTGCTGGTGGGCGTTTATACGATTTCCGGTGGTTTAGCAGCCGTCGTCTATACCGACATGATTCAATGCGTCATCATGATTGGTGGTTGTTTACTGGTGCTGGTCTTAGGCATCATTGACATCGGAGGAGTTGAGCAATTCCATGCGGAGATTAAAAAGCAGGAACAAGTCCAAAGAGCGAAACAAGCAGAAGTTGCTGCTGAAGAGCAAACACTTGATGCCGCACAAGATGAACTACATACTTCTTTGATTTTACCTGCCGACGCGGATACACCCTTCCCCTGGACGGGGATCTTCTTCGGACTGGCTTTGATTTTGAGCCCCGCTTACTGGATTGGTAATCAGGCCATTGTGCAGAGATCATTGGGCGCAAAAACGGAATTTGATGCCAAAGCCGCTTATGTGTGGGGCGCGTTATTAAAGAACCTGATACCGGTCGTCGTAGCCGTACCGGGCCTCATTGCGTTTGTGAAATTTCCTGAGCTGACCGACGGAGATCAGGCGTTTCCTGAACTCATTTCACATTTGCTCCCCATCGGTTTGAAGGGGTTATTTCTGGCAGCGTTTCTGGCAGCGTTGATGTCCAGCATCGATTCCTATCTGAATTCGGCATCAACAATTGTCACCAACGACTTTTACAAACGTTTTTTTCGCAAAGATGCCAGTGATGAATCCTTACTGAAAATTGGACGGATCGTTACGTTCATTCTCGTGCTCTGGGCCATTGGCTTTTCCTTCTTTCTGATGACGCGAAGCGAGGGTATTTACACAATTTTCCAGACTTTGATGGCGTTCTTCCAGGGACCCGCCTTTGCCATTTTACTCACAGGCCTCTTATGGAAACGGGCGACGGGAATTGCCGCCTTTGTCGGCTTCGTGGTCGGCGTCTGTTTTTCGATTACCTTATTCACACTGAACCATGAGGTCGTCTATACCTCACTGGGGATCGACCCTCTGTTCCAGATTTCAGAACCATTCCTCTATTTCTCGATCTGGGCTTTTGTGGTCGCTTTCTCTCTGATTGTCATTATCAGTTTCTTAACGAAGCCAGAGCCGGCAGAAAAAATTGAAGGCCTGGTCTTCGGAACCAAATCACAAAAGAGGCAAGCATGA
- a CDS encoding SGNH/GDSL hydrolase family protein, producing MFYRAVSFILCFSLIIGSLLYPSLQAAEKEPTEQFTIVTFGDSTTATRGPLVVYSKILAKELPQLGFPVNVINSGIGGNTTSQAMARFENDVLRHQPDLVVIQYGINDSSVDVWRTPPAKQSRVSKAKYEANLRSLIKQLRNKNIEVILMTPNSMRWNEKMKTLYGKPPYDPDDPDGFNVFLKSYAAIVRTIAKEEKVPLIDVYAAFENYAKAEGHSAHDLLLDGVHPNTAGQKMVADLLIPQIKMILIEKKK from the coding sequence ATGTTTTATCGTGCTGTATCTTTCATACTCTGCTTCTCACTGATTATAGGTAGCCTGCTTTATCCTTCGCTGCAGGCAGCAGAGAAAGAGCCGACAGAACAATTCACCATCGTCACATTCGGTGATTCCACAACGGCGACGCGCGGTCCGCTGGTTGTCTATTCTAAGATTCTTGCGAAAGAACTTCCGCAGTTGGGTTTTCCCGTCAATGTGATCAATTCCGGAATAGGGGGAAACACGACTTCACAGGCGATGGCCCGTTTCGAAAATGATGTATTGCGGCACCAACCTGATCTGGTGGTCATTCAGTATGGTATCAATGATTCCTCTGTTGATGTCTGGCGAACACCACCGGCAAAGCAGTCGCGTGTCTCAAAAGCAAAGTACGAAGCCAACCTGCGATCTCTCATCAAACAACTTCGAAATAAAAATATTGAAGTGATTCTGATGACACCCAATTCGATGCGATGGAACGAAAAAATGAAAACACTCTATGGCAAGCCGCCCTATGATCCCGACGATCCTGATGGATTTAACGTGTTTCTCAAATCGTATGCGGCGATCGTCAGAACTATTGCGAAGGAGGAAAAGGTACCGTTGATCGATGTCTATGCTGCCTTTGAAAACTACGCAAAAGCGGAAGGACATTCCGCCCACGATCTCCTTTTGGATGGCGTGCATCCCAATACAGCAGGTCAGAAAATGGTGGCTGATCTGCTGATCCCGCAAATAAAAATGATTCTGATCGAAAAGAAAAAATGA
- a CDS encoding DinB family protein — protein sequence MFENEITLNQFLLDLLATMMADLPEECLFTPGQGHGHPPVWILGHLAIVGEMGQTFLGGSLTHPKWAPQFGPGSSDEVEPDTSLTCESLINANTSAYETLRTLAANADAAAMAQPHQVELLHGTAIETNGQLLAHILTSHVGFHLAQLSSCRRERGIAALF from the coding sequence GTGTTTGAAAATGAAATCACACTCAACCAGTTCCTCTTGGATCTGCTCGCAACCATGATGGCGGATCTGCCTGAGGAGTGTCTCTTCACTCCGGGGCAAGGGCATGGACATCCTCCGGTCTGGATTCTGGGTCACCTCGCGATTGTTGGTGAAATGGGACAAACTTTCCTGGGAGGGAGCTTGACGCATCCTAAATGGGCTCCCCAGTTTGGCCCCGGATCGAGTGATGAAGTTGAGCCGGACACAAGCTTGACGTGTGAATCGCTGATCAATGCGAATACAAGTGCTTACGAAACATTGAGAACATTGGCAGCCAACGCGGATGCAGCAGCAATGGCACAACCTCATCAGGTCGAACTGTTGCACGGCACAGCCATTGAAACGAACGGGCAACTGCTGGCGCATATACTAACCAGCCATGTCGGCTTTCATCTGGCGCAACTCTCCAGCTGTCGCCGTGAACGTGGCATCGCCGCTCTGTTTTAA